A window of the Lagenorhynchus albirostris chromosome 1, mLagAlb1.1, whole genome shotgun sequence genome harbors these coding sequences:
- the LOC132504207 gene encoding cytochrome c oxidase subunit 6C-like, producing the protein MASSSLTKPQMRGLLAKRLRFHIVGAFVVSLGVAAFYKFAVAEPGKKTYADFYRNYDSVKDFEEMRKAGIFQSAK; encoded by the coding sequence ATGGCTTCCAGTTCTTTGACAAAACCTCAGATGCGTGGCCTTCTGGCCAAGCGTCTGCGATTTCATATTGTTGGAGCATTCGTTGTCTCCTTGGGAGTTGCAGCTTTCTATAAGTTTGCCGTGGCTGAACCAGGAAAGAAGACATATGCAGATTTCTACAGAAATTATGATTCCGTAAAAGATTTTGAGGAGATGAGGAAGGCTGGTATCTTTCAGAGCGCAAAGTGA